Proteins encoded by one window of Aspergillus chevalieri M1 DNA, chromosome 6, nearly complete sequence:
- a CDS encoding FMN-binding negative transcriptional regulator (COG:K;~EggNog:ENOG410PM5K;~InterPro:IPR012349,IPR007396;~PFAM:PF04299), with product MFLPSVHAETDIDTLLHFIHENPLGLLITGINSSSHDFLQCTHVPFVLDLPEESPLCAPQGRLRAHIAKQNPQVKAMVEGFDDKKPDVLSLENDVLVVFNAKHDHYVTPKYYVETKPDTGKVVPTWNYSAVQIYGKLFLYYDSKAPEAGAFLAKQIRDLSNHTERSIMGYTGGERPGPWVVEDAPERYIELMQRNIVGIEIRIEKVQGKFKMSQEMKPGDREGVVAGFAGMGGENGEAISALVKERGARHDAKKRGALNDA from the coding sequence ATGTTCCTTCCCAGCGTCCACGCAGAGACGGACATTGACACCCTCCTGCACTTCATCCATGAAAACCCACTGGGTCTTCTGATCACCGGCATCAATTCCTCTTCCCACGACTTCCTACAATGCACACACGTCCCTTTTGTCCTCGATCTGCCCGAGGAAAGCCCCTTGTGCGCACCACAGGGCCGCCTTCGGGCACACATCGCCAAGCAAAACCCACAAGTCAAAGCCATGGTGGAGGGCTTCGACGACAAGAAGCCCGATGTCCTGAGCCTCGAGAACGATGTGCTAGTAGTCTTCAACGCCAAGCATGATCACTACGTGACGCCAAAATACTATGTCGAGACGAAACCGGATACCGGCAAAGTCGTGCCGACTTGGAACTACTCTGCTGTCCAGATCTATGGCAAACTCTTCCTCTACTATGACTCGAAGGCCCCTGAGGCTGGTGCGTTTCTGGCAAAGCAGATCCGCGATCTCTCCAACCACACTGAACGATCGATTATGGGGTATACTGGTGGCGAACGACCTGGGCCGTGGGTGGTAGAGGATGCGCCGGAAAGGTATATTGAGTTGATGCAGCGGAATATCGTTGGGATTGAGATCCGAATTGAGAAGGTTCAGGGGAAGTTTAAGATGAGTCAGGAGATGAAGCCTGGTGATCGGGAGGGTGTGGTAGCGGGATTTGCGGGGATGGGAGGTGAAAATGGAGAGGCCATCTCGGCCTTGGTTAAGGAGAGGGGAGCTCGACATGATGCAAAGAAAAGGGGAGCCCTAAATGATGCATAG
- the LOS1 gene encoding Ran GTPase-binding protein LOS1 (BUSCO:EOG09260B65;~COG:J;~EggNog:ENOG410PGHV;~InterPro:IPR016024,IPR013598,IPR040017,IPR011989;~PFAM:PF08389;~go_function: GO:0000049 - tRNA binding [Evidence IEA];~go_function: GO:0008536 - Ran GTPase binding [Evidence IEA];~go_process: GO:0006409 - tRNA export from nucleus [Evidence IEA];~go_process: GO:0071528 - tRNA re-export from nucleus [Evidence IEA]), producing the protein MSLHRDDFFLTTLHPPHYANFNYICTTLLRNPSIDIRIRSSPSRLPSAPSLARRPYLPCSPSSLLSPPSFETKYSFAFESVSDSKAVRLSKMEEQVANAIEIAWNPSSDQALKAQAFDYLNQLRSDPSGWQVCLALFTKTPQHSEIVRHFALEVVNSAAQAGVIDVQALGYVRDGLMAYLRQTYGQGGAAGDPPNIQNKVAQTLTFLFSALYANGWESFFDDFLSLTYKSPSSSARDNPSGIVFYLRVVNSIHDEIGDVLVSRSRGEQEKANALKDLIRQRDMQKIASSWQEILSEWRDGSDMIVEMALRAVGSWVSWIDIGLVINQTMMDLLFQQLTRAQKAELRAGEEKVRDAAVDVFTEIIGKKMKPEDKIEMIAFLNLDTIVSQLSNSPPLYENRFTFKYDTDLAETVAKLVNITTADIVRALEQDGVPAECKEKANSLLQAFLPHILRFFSDEYDEVCSTVIPGVNDLLSYFRKIAKINPTLAAQQSAILLPILKAIIAKMRYDETSTWGEEDEQTDEAEFQELRKRLANLQQIIASVNEQLYIEAISELVGTTFENLRQSGGQLDWRDLDLALHEMFLFGDIAVRAGGLYTKNQPNNPAAERLVEMMARMVESDIRSFTHPATQLQYMEICVRYSSFFQHHTHFVPGVLESFLQLAHHPVSKVKTRSWYLFQRLVKQLRSNIGNVAQTVVEALADLLVIQAELPSEGADGDEMSSEDHDGFADAVFNSQLYLFEAVGIICSTPAVSVDKQVLFAQSVSNPIFLDMERNLEAAKANDERALFQIHHDIMALGTLARGFSDWVPGTNSPSALPPPEVSEAFGQVSEVTLVALESLKASFNIRTAARFAFSRLIGVLGSRILPQLPRWIDGLLTQTSSRDEMALFLRLLDQVIFGFKGETFPILDTLLTPFLQRVFAGIANPTSGTDDEIQLAELKREYLNFLLAVLNNDLGAVIISERNQPIFDTLITTIEHFAKDIEDFTTAKMAFSLLSKMGSSWGGPDLAPDASNGTSPQGVTLPGFGQFMISRFSPLCWALPATPSFNSKDAQAKQVLAEAGGLQRTIYAKTGMEYLEYLRNQELPSMGMGADLIEEFVGALGQSDLKGFRQFFPSFIQRLSA; encoded by the exons ATGAGCCTCCACCGTGACGATTTTTTTCTAACCACTCTACATCCTCCACACTACGCCAATTTTAACTACATTTGCACTACGCTACTCCGGAATCCTTCTATCGATATACGTATTCGTTCCTCTCCTTCCCGCCTCCCCTCCGCTCCGTCCCTCGCTCGCCGTCCTTACTTACCTTGctctccctcctctctcctctctcctccctccttcGAAACAAAGTATTCATTTGCCTTTGAGTCTGTTTCCGACTCTAAGGCAGTCCGGCTGTCGAAGATGGAAGAGCAG GTAGCAAACGCCATTGAGATCGCCTGGAACCCTTCCTCAGACCAAGCCCTCAAAGCACAAGCCTTCGATTATCTGAACCAACTCCGCTCCGACCCCTCAGGATGGCAGGTCTGCCTCGCCCTCTTCACCAAGACCCCCCAACACTCGGAAATCGTACGGCATTTTGCGCTGGAAGTCGTCAATAGTGCCGCCCAAGCAGGCGTCATCGACGTCCAGGCTCTGGGTTATGTCCGGGATGGCCTGATGGCATATCTCCGCCAGACGTACGGACAAGGCGGTGCGGCTGGTGACCCGCCGAACATTCAGAATAAAGTCGCTCAGACCCTtaccttcctcttctctgcTCTCTACGCCAATGGCTGGGAGAGCTTCTTCGATGACTTCCTTTCCTTGACGTACAAGTCCCCATCTAGCTCCGCACGCGATAACCCGTCAGGTATCGTTTTCTACCTCCGAGTCGTCAACTCGATCCACGATGAGATTGGTGATGTGTTGGTTTCCCGGTCCCGCGGGGAACAGGAGAAGGCCAATGCGCTCAAGGACTTGATCCGGCAGAGGGATATGCAGAAGATTGCCAGTTCCTGGCAGGAGATCTTGTCTGAGTGGCGGGATGGGAGTGACATGATTGTGGAGATGGCTTTGAGGGCTGTGGGTAGCTGGGTTAGCTGGATTGACATTGGTCTTGTGATTAATCAGACCATGATGGATCTGCTGTTCCAGCAACTCACGCGGGCACAGAAGGCGGAACTCAGAgctggggaagaaaaggtACGGGATGCCGCTGTCGACGTCTTCACGGAGATTATCGGCAAGAAGATGAAGCCGGAGGACAAGATCGAAATGATTGCTTTCTTGAACCTCGACACCATCGTGTCCCAATTGTCGAACAGCCCGCCGCTCTACGAGAACCGATTCACCTTCAAGTACGATACCGATCTGGCGGAGACCGTTGCGAAGCTCGTCAACATCACAACCGCCGATATTGTGCGGGCCTTGGAGCAGGACGGGGTCCCGGCAGAGTGCaaggaaaaagcaaacaGTCTCTTGCAAGCGTTCTTGCCGCATATCCTCCGATTCTTTTCCGACGAATACGACGAAGTCTGCTCGACGGTTATCCCTGGTGTTAACGACCTCCTGTCCTACTTCCGAAAGATTGCCAAGATCAACCCTACATTGGCCGCTCAGCAATCCGCCATTCTCCTCCCGATCTTGAAGGCCATCATCGCCAAGATGCGGTACGACGAGACCTCGACATGGGGCGAGGAGGACGAACAAACAGACGAGGCCGAATTCCAGGAACTCCGCAAACGACTGGCTAATCTCCAGCAAATCATTGCGTCCGTCAATGAGCAGCTGTACATAGAGGCTATATCGGAGCTGGTTGGAACGACCTTTGAGAACCTGCGGCAGTCGGGTGGGCAGCTGGATTGGAGAGACTTGGACCTTGCCTTGCACGAGATGTTCCTATTTGGTGACATTGCTGTCAGGGCCGGTGGTCTCTACACCAAGAACCAGCCGAACAACCCTGCTGCGGAGAGATTGGTGGAGATGATGGCTCGGATGGTTGAGTCGGACATTAGGTCTTTCACTCATCCGGCTACTCAGCTGCAGTATATGGAGATCTGTGTGCGTTATAGTTCGTTCTTCCAACATCACACTCACTTTGTCCCTGGGGTCTTGGAGAGCTTCCTTCAACTGGCCCACCATCCCGTCAGTAAGGTCAAGACTCGGTCATGGTACCTGTTCCAGCGTTTGGTGAAGCAGTTGCGGTCGAATATTGGCAATGTCGCACAAACAGTCGTCGAAGCTCTGGCCGATTTGTTGGTCATCCAGGCTGAGTTGCCTTCTGAGGGAGCGGATGGCGACGAGATGTCATCTGAGGATCATGATGGTTTCGCAGATGCCGTTTTCAACAGCCAACTTTACCTCTTTGAAGCTGTTGGCATTATCTGCTCGACCCCGGCGGTGTCCGTTGACAAGCAGGTTCTCTTCGCTCAGTCGGTTTCGAACCCTATCTTCCTCGACATGGAGAGGAATCTCGAAGCTGCCAAGGCCAACGATGAGCGGGCCCTCTTCCAAATACACCACGATATCATGGCCCTTGGAACGCTTGCCAGAGGATTTTCGGACTGGGTTCCAGGAACTAACTCTCCTTCAGCACTTCCGCCTCCTGAGGTTTCCGAAGCCTTTGGCCAGGTGTCTGAAGTCACTCTCGTTGCTTTGGAGTCTCTGAAGGCCTCTTTCAACATCCGGACAGCTGCCAGATTTGCCTTTTCCAGACTGATCGGTGTACTTGGTTCGCGGATCCTCCCGCAGCTGCCGCGGTGGATTGACGGTCTTCTTACGCAGACTTCGTCGAGGGATGAGATGGCTCTTTTCCTGCGTCTTTTGGACCAGGTTATTTTCGGATTCAAGGGAGAGACTTTCCCTATTCTGGATACGCTTTTGACGCCTTTCTTGCAGCGGGTGTTTGCGGGTATTGCCAATCCCACTAGCGGGACGGATGATGAGATCCAGTTGGCTGAGTTGAAGAGGGAGTATCTGAACTTTTTGCTTGCTGTGTTGAATAATGATCTTGGGGCTGTCATTATTAGCGAGC GAAACCAACCCATCTTCGATACCCTTATCACTACGATTGAACACTTCGCCAAAGACATCGAAGATTTCACCACAGCCAAAATGGCCTTCTCCCTTCTCTCAAAAATGGGCAGCTCCTGGGGAGGCCCAGATCTCGCCCCCGACGCCTCAAACGGGACATCCCCCCAGGGCGTAACCCTCCCCGGCTTCGGCCAGTTCATGATCAGCCGCTTCTCCCCGCTCTGCTGGGCCCTCCCGGCCACGCCATCCTTCAACTCCAAAGACGCACAGGCGAAGCAAGTCCTCGCGGAAGCAGGAGGCCTGCAGCGGACCATCTACGCCAAGACGGGCATGGAGTATCTCGAGTATCTGCGGAACCAGGAATTGCCCAGCATGGGCATGGGCGCGGATCTTATTGAGGAGTTTGTGGGTGCGTTGGGACAATCAGATCTTAAGGGCTTCCGGCAGTTTTTCCCGTCTTTTATTCAACGATTGAGCGCATGA